In a single window of the Lagenorhynchus albirostris chromosome 19, mLagAlb1.1, whole genome shotgun sequence genome:
- the SULT2B1 gene encoding sulfotransferase 2B1 isoform X2: MTGESQNLSGEYFRYKGILFPVGIYSPESISIAENSEVQDDDIFIITYPKSGTNWMIEILSLILKDGDPSWIRSVPIWKRSPWCEAIMGAFSLPDQPSPRLMSSHLPIQLFTKAFFNSKAKVIYMGRNPRDVVVSLYHYSKIARQLKDPGTPDQFLKNFLKGEVQFGSWFDHIKGWIRMQGKENFLFITYEELQQDLHSSVQRICQFLGRPLGEEALESVVAHSAFKAMKANTMSNFSLLPPSLLDQSHGAFLRKGICGDWKNHFTVAQSEAFDRVYRERMRGLPTFPWDVDPEDAGPDPDPSPDPSPSPDQASEPPHP; encoded by the exons CCAGAATTTGTCAGGCGAATACTTCAGGTATAAAGGCATCCTCTTCCCCGTCGGCATCTACTCACCTGAGAGCATCAGCATCGCAGAGAACTCGGAAGTGCAGGACGATGACATCTTCATCATCACCTACCCCAAGTCAG GCACAAACTGGATGATTGAGATCCTCAGCTTAATCCTAAAGGACGGGGACCCCTCCTGGATCCGCTCAGTGCCCATTTGGAAGCGGTCGCCCTGGTGTGAGGCCATCATGGGTGCCTTCAGCCTCCCCGACCAGCCCAGCCCTCGCCTCATGAGTTCTCACCTCCCCATCCAGCTCTTCACCAAGGCCTTCTTCAACTCCAAGGCCAAG GTGATCTACATGGGCCGGAACCCCCGGGACGTGGTGGTCTCACTCTATCACTACTCCAAGATCGCCAGGCAGTTGAAGGACCCTGGCACGCCTGACCAGTTCCTGAAGAACTTCCTCAAAGGCGAAG TGCAGTTCGGCTCCTGGTTCGACCACATTAAGGGCTGGATTCGGATGCAGGGCAAAGAGAACTTCTTGTTTATCACCTACGAGGAGCTGCAGCAG gatCTCCACAGTTCCGTGCAGCGCATCTGTCAGTTCCTGGGCCGGCCGCTGGGCGAGGAAGCGCTGGAGTCCGTCGTGGCACACTCGGCCTTCAAAGCCATGAAAGCCAACACCATGTCCAACTTCTCCCTGCTGCCCCCCAGCCTGCTGGACCAGAGCCATGGTGCCTTCCTCCGGAAAG ggATCTGCGGTGACTGGAAGAACCACTTCACGGTGGCGCAGAGCGAAGCCTTCGACCGAGTCTACCGCGAGCGGATGCGGGGGCTGCCGACCTTCCCCTGGGACGTGGACCCCGAGGACGCCGGTCCGGACCCCGACCCCAGTCCCGACCCGAGTCCCAGCCCAGACCAGGCCTCCGAGCCACCCCACCCGTGA
- the SULT2B1 gene encoding sulfotransferase 2B1 isoform X1, whose translation MEEPAEPGNQAAWDPYEKNISEISQNLSGEYFRYKGILFPVGIYSPESISIAENSEVQDDDIFIITYPKSGTNWMIEILSLILKDGDPSWIRSVPIWKRSPWCEAIMGAFSLPDQPSPRLMSSHLPIQLFTKAFFNSKAKVIYMGRNPRDVVVSLYHYSKIARQLKDPGTPDQFLKNFLKGEVQFGSWFDHIKGWIRMQGKENFLFITYEELQQDLHSSVQRICQFLGRPLGEEALESVVAHSAFKAMKANTMSNFSLLPPSLLDQSHGAFLRKGICGDWKNHFTVAQSEAFDRVYRERMRGLPTFPWDVDPEDAGPDPDPSPDPSPSPDQASEPPHP comes from the exons CCAGAATTTGTCAGGCGAATACTTCAGGTATAAAGGCATCCTCTTCCCCGTCGGCATCTACTCACCTGAGAGCATCAGCATCGCAGAGAACTCGGAAGTGCAGGACGATGACATCTTCATCATCACCTACCCCAAGTCAG GCACAAACTGGATGATTGAGATCCTCAGCTTAATCCTAAAGGACGGGGACCCCTCCTGGATCCGCTCAGTGCCCATTTGGAAGCGGTCGCCCTGGTGTGAGGCCATCATGGGTGCCTTCAGCCTCCCCGACCAGCCCAGCCCTCGCCTCATGAGTTCTCACCTCCCCATCCAGCTCTTCACCAAGGCCTTCTTCAACTCCAAGGCCAAG GTGATCTACATGGGCCGGAACCCCCGGGACGTGGTGGTCTCACTCTATCACTACTCCAAGATCGCCAGGCAGTTGAAGGACCCTGGCACGCCTGACCAGTTCCTGAAGAACTTCCTCAAAGGCGAAG TGCAGTTCGGCTCCTGGTTCGACCACATTAAGGGCTGGATTCGGATGCAGGGCAAAGAGAACTTCTTGTTTATCACCTACGAGGAGCTGCAGCAG gatCTCCACAGTTCCGTGCAGCGCATCTGTCAGTTCCTGGGCCGGCCGCTGGGCGAGGAAGCGCTGGAGTCCGTCGTGGCACACTCGGCCTTCAAAGCCATGAAAGCCAACACCATGTCCAACTTCTCCCTGCTGCCCCCCAGCCTGCTGGACCAGAGCCATGGTGCCTTCCTCCGGAAAG ggATCTGCGGTGACTGGAAGAACCACTTCACGGTGGCGCAGAGCGAAGCCTTCGACCGAGTCTACCGCGAGCGGATGCGGGGGCTGCCGACCTTCCCCTGGGACGTGGACCCCGAGGACGCCGGTCCGGACCCCGACCCCAGTCCCGACCCGAGTCCCAGCCCAGACCAGGCCTCCGAGCCACCCCACCCGTGA
- the SPACA4 gene encoding sperm acrosome membrane-associated protein 4: MVLGWLLLLVMALPPGTTGTKDCVFCELTDSTICPGMHMRCGDDEDCFTGHGVAPGVSPITNKGCVPATSCGREEPVSYMGITYSLTTNCCTGHLCNGAPHPTGGRMAGATTSLALGALQLLRHLL, encoded by the coding sequence ATGGTCCTCGGCTGGCTGCTGCTTCTGGTGATGGCTCTGCCCCCAGGCACAACGGGCACCAAGGACTGCGTCTTCTGTGAGCTGACCGACTCCACGATCTGTCCCGGCATGCACATGCGCTGTGGCGATGACGAGGACTGCTTCACGGGCCATGGGGTGGCCCCCGGCGTCAGCCCCATCACCAACAAAGGCTGCGTGCCGGCCACCTCGTGTGGCCGCGAGGAGCCCGTCAGCTACATGGGCATCACCTACAGCCTCACCACCAACTGCTGCACCGGCCACCTGTGTAATGGGGCCCCCCACCCCACAGGCGGCCGGATGGCAGGGGCCACCACCAGCCTGGCGCTGGGCGCGCTGCAATTGCTCCGACATTTGCTGTGA